The nucleotide sequence AACCGGCTGCGACCGATTCCATCATGCCGCGGACGCGCTCATTGCCCATGCGGACCAGCACCTGCTTCGTGGTGTCGGTGGCATATTTCACGACCTTGAACGGCTTGCCGTTGAGATCGAGAATCGGATTGTAGGACGCCTGGATGTAGACCTCCTTGCCGCCCTTGCCGATGCGCTTGTATTCGGCCGCCTGGTACTGGCCGCGATTGAGCGCAGCCCAGAACTCGCGATAGGCGGCGCCGTCCCGCTCGCTGGGATCGACGAACATGCTGTGATGCTTGCCCTTGATCTCGGCGAGCGAATAGCCGAGCGCGCCGAGGAAGTTGGCATTCGCGGCGATGATCGTGCCGTCCATGTTGAACTCGATCACGGCCTGGGCCTTGTCGATCGCCGCGATCTGGCCGGCGAGATCGGCGTTCTTCAGCTTCTCAGCGGTCACGTCGGTCGCGAACTTGACGACGCCGTACGGTTTGCCGTTCTCGTCGAGCAGCGGATTGTAGGAGGCGAGAATCCAGACCTCGCGACCGCCCTTGCCGATACGCTTGAACTCGCCGGCCTGGTAGTCGCCACGGTTGAGCGCGGCCCAGAATTCGCGATAGCCCGCGCCGTTGCGCTCGCCCTCGGCCACGAACAGGCTGTGATGCTTGCCCTCGATCTCGGCCAGCGAATAGCCGAGCGCCTTGCAGAAATTCTCGTTGGCAGTGACGATGGTGCCGTCGAGCTTGAATTCGATGACGGCCTGGGCGCGGCTGATGGCTGCGACCTTGGAAGCCTCGGTCATGCTCCGGATTTTCTTCGCAGTGATGTCGGTCGCAATCTTGGCGACCATCACCGTCTTGCCGTTGCCGTCGAGCACCGGATTGTAGGATGCTTCGATCCAGACCTCGCGGCCCCCCTTCGCGATCCGCTTGAACTCGCGGGCCTGATACTCGCCGCGGTTCAACGCGGCCCAGAACGCCTTGTACTCGGCGGTGTCGCGCTGGTCGGCCGGCACGAACATGGAGTGATGCTTGCCCTGAATCTCGTCAAGCCGATAGCCGAGGGCGTCGAGAAAATTCTTGTTGGCCGTGATGATCGAGCCATCGAGATTGAATTCGATCATCGCCTGCGAACGGCTGATGGCGTCGAGCCGCGGTTGTGCATCACTGTGGGACTTGCGACCAAACATCAAAGAATCTCCATCTCGAAATCATGCCGATGGGCCACGCCCGTCGGGGATGTGACCGTTCGGCGCCACTGCCGTATTCCAATCGACGATTTCCGCAGGTCCGCGCGATCGGATGCAAATCGGACGGAATTCGCGCTTCCGACAGCGGAAACGGATACGCAATGTCGTTCGTAAGGGAAAAGCTCGAATAAAGTTCTAATAGAGATGTCGAAAATCAGCAGGCGCGCGGCCGTGCCTGCCGGCGCCGAGGTCCCGCCAGGCGCGAGCGCGCGATTTGAAATGACACTTCTCATTCAATGGCTTGGGCGCCGTCGAGCCGGCATGAGAGTCTCGGACGTGTCTTCTCGCGACTCCGTGTCGCGCATATCCGTAGTGTCACGGCAACGGCCGCGCCTTGTGCCGCGCACGCCGGCCAATTCCCCAGAGCGACAGGTTCCACACGATGCAAGTGCCGAGCGCGAGACAAAGACCGACGGCAGAGCCGAACCACACCACCGCAACGTGCATGACGGCGATTGCCATGCCGAAACCGAGCAGCCCCCAGGCCGAATTGGCGAGTACCGCAGCGGTCGGCGGACCGCCGATGCGCGGATGCAGGATCACCATGATGCTGGAAAACACCACGGGATACAGCGCGATGATGCCGCTGATCCGCGGGCCGACCCAGCCCGACGTCGAGACCACGATGGCGACGAGGGTTGCGACCAGCGCAGCCCGCATCGGCACGTCGTACCAGCGGCGCGTCACCAGCGGCATCTTCACGTGGCGATAGCCCGCGAGCAGCGGAATGCAGATGCCGAACGCGATCAAATTGGCGGCGAGCCCGGCGCTGAGCGTCCAGTCGAATTGCCGGATGATCGAGGCGAGCACGATCCAGACCGCAACGGCGCTGCCGCAACTCGCGACAAGACCGTGCCGCTGCGACAGCACGACATAGGTGAGGCACATGAAGATCGTCGCCGCATTGACCGGCAGGCTCGCCAGCGCACCCTGCGCGATGAAGGCGGCGTCATGGTCGAGCGCGAGGAAGACATAGGACGGACCGGCGGAGACCGGCAGGGTCGCGACCAGCGCGCCGATCACCGGCCCCGAGCGTTCGGTGATGATCGACGCCGTCACGACGAACGCCGCCGCGATCGCCATGCGCAGGAGGAGGAAGAGGAGGAAGTGGAGGTCGGGGGACATCAGGCGCGGGATGATTTTTTGTTGAAGCGTATTATCCGCGGAGTCGTTCACCTCTCCTGTAGGGAGAGGTCGATTTGCGCAGCAAATCGGGTGAGGGCTTCAGGTCCCACGAGAGAGCACAGGCCCCTCACCCGCGCCTTCGGCGCGACCTCTCCCGATGGGAGAGGTGGACAGCTCACATCCGCTGCATCGACACCGAAACCTTCGGGCCGTTCTTGATGGTTTGATAGACCACGCAATAGCGCTCGGTGAGTTTCAGCAACAGATCGAGCTTGTCCTGCGGCGCATCGGTGTCGACCTCGAAGCGCAGCCGGATCTCGGCGAAGCCGACCGGGGTCTCCTTGTCGACGCCGAGCGTGCCGCGAAAATCGAGATCGCCCTCGGCATAGACGTTGCCGGTCTTCAACGGCACTTCGATCGCGGTCGCGACCGATTTCAGTGTGACGCCAGCGCAGGCGACCAGCGCTTCCAGCAGCATGTCGCCGGAGCAGAGCTCGAGGCCGGAGCCGCCGGTGGCCGGATGCAGACCGGCAAGCGCGATGGCACGGCCGGTCTCGACCTTGCAGGCGATGCCTTCGCTGTCGGTCGAGCCCTTGGCCTTCAGCGTGATCATCGCGGTCTTGGGATCGGTCTTGTAGCGCTCCTTGATCGGAGCCTGCATCTGGCGCAGTTGGGCAGCGTCCATTGTCGTTCTCTCCCGGAAAAATCGCTTCCCGATGTACCGGCTCAGAGGGACATTGTCACCACCACATGGCCTGACCGGGACCCTGGGTTGCGTCACGGTCGGGCACGCTGCGGTCGAGCGAACGGTCGAGTGACGTCAGCACACTTCGCTTGAAATTCTCGAACAGCGGCGAGTTGCGATCGCGCGGGCGCCCCAGATTGATCTCGATCTGGTCGAACAGCCGGCCCGGCCGCGGCCGCATCACCAGCACGCGGTCGGCCAGCACGACGGCTTCGTCGACGTCATGTGTGACGAGGATCAAGGTGGGGCGCGTGTCGGCCCAGAGGTCGAGCAGGTGATCCTGAAGGTCGCGGCGCGTGAAGGCGTCGAGCGCGGAGAACGGTTCGTCGAGCAGCAGCACTTCGGGCTGCGGCACCAGC is from Bradyrhizobium xenonodulans and encodes:
- a CDS encoding methyl-accepting chemotaxis protein: MFGRKSHSDAQPRLDAISRSQAMIEFNLDGSIITANKNFLDALGYRLDEIQGKHHSMFVPADQRDTAEYKAFWAALNRGEYQAREFKRIAKGGREVWIEASYNPVLDGNGKTVMVAKIATDITAKKIRSMTEASKVAAISRAQAVIEFKLDGTIVTANENFCKALGYSLAEIEGKHHSLFVAEGERNGAGYREFWAALNRGDYQAGEFKRIGKGGREVWILASYNPLLDENGKPYGVVKFATDVTAEKLKNADLAGQIAAIDKAQAVIEFNMDGTIIAANANFLGALGYSLAEIKGKHHSMFVDPSERDGAAYREFWAALNRGQYQAAEYKRIGKGGKEVYIQASYNPILDLNGKPFKVVKYATDTTKQVLVRMGNERVRGMMESVAAGSEELNASVREISEAMTKSRETALSAVDQVASADAQAQRLTEAAQSMSGIVEMINSITGQINLLALNATIESARAGEAGRGFAVVASEVKSLANQAKQATDKIGQEIGSLNGISGDVVSALGSIKQAINSVSEYVTSTAAAVEEQSTVTNEMSTSMQRAAAEAAAIAARA
- a CDS encoding OsmC family protein encodes the protein MDAAQLRQMQAPIKERYKTDPKTAMITLKAKGSTDSEGIACKVETGRAIALAGLHPATGGSGLELCSGDMLLEALVACAGVTLKSVATAIEVPLKTGNVYAEGDLDFRGTLGVDKETPVGFAEIRLRFEVDTDAPQDKLDLLLKLTERYCVVYQTIKNGPKVSVSMQRM